In Burkholderia savannae, one genomic interval encodes:
- a CDS encoding pyridoxal-phosphate dependent enzyme yields the protein MADGLRARNPGLLVVAAEPAESAVLSGGPKGSHRIEGIGFAPPRWRPNEVDDVQSVATEASMQMCRRLARDEGIFAGTSSGLNVIAALRVAERLGPEATVATVAIDSGLRYLTAEVYR from the coding sequence GTGGCCGATGGGCTGCGGGCGCGCAACCCGGGGCTTCTCGTCGTCGCCGCGGAGCCGGCTGAGTCGGCGGTGCTGTCCGGCGGGCCGAAAGGCTCGCATCGGATCGAAGGCATCGGCTTTGCGCCGCCTCGATGGCGGCCGAATGAAGTCGACGATGTCCAGTCGGTCGCGACCGAGGCGTCGATGCAGATGTGCAGGCGCTTGGCGCGCGACGAAGGGATCTTCGCCGGCACGTCGTCCGGGCTCAACGTCATCGCGGCGTTGCGCGTCGCCGAGCGCCTCGGGCCCGAGGCGACGGTCGCGACCGTCGCAATCGATTCGGGATTGAGGTACTTGACCGCCGAAGTGTATCGGTAA
- a CDS encoding alpha/beta fold hydrolase: MSPREFALLAQEAYSAKPDIGKADSASRAIVRQTAGGLVVAFPGTDNLDSVGADLDVMPVDVPGVGQVHRGFWAAWGAIAVPVLAAIDGRPVTLVGHSLGAAIAIMAASAMVAGGNPPAAVYGFEPPRVCTNGDVAALLAKVSLSLYKNGNDIVPDLPPDWHHAGAIQQIGRAAFPFPNVTDHAIARVIAALTIVPSSGVPV, from the coding sequence ATGAGCCCGCGAGAGTTCGCACTGCTCGCCCAGGAGGCGTATTCCGCGAAGCCGGACATCGGCAAGGCGGACAGCGCCTCACGCGCGATCGTGCGGCAGACGGCCGGCGGGCTGGTCGTCGCGTTCCCGGGTACGGACAACCTCGACAGCGTCGGCGCGGACCTGGACGTGATGCCAGTCGACGTGCCCGGCGTCGGCCAGGTGCATCGCGGTTTCTGGGCGGCGTGGGGCGCCATCGCCGTGCCGGTGCTGGCCGCCATCGACGGCCGGCCGGTGACGCTCGTCGGCCACTCGCTCGGCGCCGCGATCGCGATCATGGCCGCCTCGGCGATGGTGGCCGGCGGCAACCCGCCGGCGGCCGTCTACGGATTCGAGCCGCCGCGGGTGTGTACGAACGGCGATGTCGCGGCGCTGCTCGCGAAAGTATCGCTCAGCCTGTACAAGAACGGCAACGACATCGTGCCGGATCTGCCGCCGGACTGGCATCACGCCGGCGCAATCCAGCAGATTGGCCGCGCGGCGTTTCCTTTTCCGAACGTGACGGATCATGCGATCGCGCGGGTGATCGCGGCGCTGACCATCGTTCCGTCATCCGGCGTTCCGGTATGA
- a CDS encoding glycoside hydrolase family 19 protein — MNLTAAIVAAGCGAAPARAAQWVGPLQAACDAQQISTPLRAAAFLAQVGVESARLSAIAENLNYSAEGLLATFPKYFTEAEAQQYARRPPAIANRVYAGRYGNGDEASGDGWRYRGRGLMQITFHDNYQLCAVALGLPLVQQPDLLVEPANAAASAAWWWAAHGLNALADAGQFQQITRVINGGLNGYSQRLYLYGAAKKALGIA, encoded by the coding sequence GTGAACCTGACCGCAGCCATCGTCGCCGCCGGGTGCGGCGCTGCGCCAGCGCGTGCGGCGCAGTGGGTCGGGCCGCTGCAGGCCGCCTGCGATGCACAACAGATCAGCACGCCGCTGCGCGCGGCCGCGTTTCTGGCGCAGGTCGGCGTCGAGAGCGCGCGTCTGTCCGCCATCGCCGAGAACCTGAACTACAGCGCGGAGGGGCTGCTCGCGACGTTTCCGAAGTACTTCACCGAGGCCGAGGCGCAGCAGTACGCGCGGCGGCCGCCGGCCATCGCGAATCGCGTCTATGCCGGACGGTACGGGAACGGTGACGAGGCGAGCGGTGACGGCTGGCGGTATCGCGGCCGCGGCCTGATGCAGATCACGTTCCACGACAACTACCAGCTGTGCGCCGTGGCGCTCGGCCTGCCGCTCGTGCAGCAGCCCGACCTGCTCGTCGAGCCGGCGAATGCCGCCGCGTCGGCTGCCTGGTGGTGGGCTGCGCACGGCCTGAATGCACTGGCCGACGCCGGCCAATTCCAGCAGATCACACGCGTGATCAACGGTGGTCTGAACGGCTATTCGCAGCGCCTTTACCTGTACGGCGCGGCGAAGAAGGCGCTCGGCATCGCCTGA
- a CDS encoding SGNH/GDSL hydrolase family protein has protein sequence MKKIVAVALMCLSASAFAAEDQCFIPNPKSPQSCVVDAEALNRSVLQYGDDSRLWKVFKKAEAGKPIVIAAIGGSITQGAWATSPDKTYVGRVFGWWQATFPKSKMKLINAGIGQTDSKFGEKRLQRDLLKYKPDFVITEWANNDAGTPEMRASYKRVVERILAAPNHPAVLMLFTMGRDWSNSEDNQIPIGRELNVPMIALRESIMPLEKAGKFNPVDRTADPVHPNDLGHQIIAQLVAYRLQSGLNNMHDSTQASAK, from the coding sequence ATGAAAAAAATCGTTGCAGTCGCACTGATGTGTCTGTCGGCCAGCGCATTCGCAGCCGAAGATCAATGCTTCATTCCGAATCCGAAATCGCCGCAAAGCTGCGTCGTAGATGCCGAAGCGCTAAACCGCTCGGTCCTGCAATACGGCGATGATTCGCGACTCTGGAAGGTGTTCAAAAAAGCCGAAGCCGGGAAACCGATCGTCATCGCAGCGATCGGCGGATCGATCACGCAAGGCGCATGGGCGACCTCGCCCGACAAGACCTATGTCGGCCGTGTCTTCGGCTGGTGGCAAGCCACCTTCCCGAAGAGCAAGATGAAACTCATCAACGCCGGTATCGGGCAGACCGATTCGAAGTTCGGGGAAAAGCGACTTCAGCGCGATCTGCTGAAATACAAACCCGATTTCGTCATCACCGAATGGGCGAATAACGACGCAGGCACGCCCGAAATGCGGGCGAGTTACAAGCGAGTCGTCGAGCGCATTCTGGCGGCGCCGAATCACCCCGCCGTGCTGATGCTTTTCACGATGGGCCGGGACTGGTCGAACTCCGAAGATAATCAAATTCCGATCGGACGAGAGTTGAATGTCCCGATGATCGCATTGCGCGAATCGATCATGCCTCTCGAAAAAGCAGGTAAATTCAACCCCGTCGACCGAACAGCCGACCCGGTTCACCCGAATGACCTCGGCCACCAGATCATTGCGCAGCTCGTCGCATATCGCCTGCAGTCCGGACTGAACAACATGCACGATTCGACGCAGGCGAGCGCGAAGTAA
- a CDS encoding beta strand repeat-containing protein, producing MKKLLISFLLVPLVALAQSYPSPTLSNLTVTGGSVTAGAGVFSGQVSLGGTAGAEALRAVTTASAVNWVQVQGNITGNGASVSAAGSDANVNLNLSSKGTNGIGFYTGSLTRAQMSIVDTPGAVNYLQVTGAPTNNGVTISAQGSDTNVNLNANAKGTGAVVMNTGGGTQAVVSNTAGATRYLTLTGSNGGNPTIGASGGRVAISPGLDASPIGAVTPSTGAFTSLSATTSGSTGTLVVTDTGGNGANISLNGNGATTPNKSIRSQNGQLQVVNSGYSTAILTLTDSGSLSTAGGINSTPVGNVTPSTGSFTTLSSTGTTGLGTPTSIGTSVFPTIVAPISTTATTTNGSTSITVTSATGIAVGMGIYASFVNECSTPNAAYSKAYVTAISGTTVTMNCPATATNSTAVAVQFGQQRYSTTSSVIANDVGTQTLKVGSASQGNSAAWLNQVSAGQDFRLTSAAQIVSPPTGGYALTLGARSSDATSGAAAFPLQSFLYLDSWGNTGYPAENVYLQDNLAAATAGFGPHIQMEQSINSLWGSPPGEDPFNINATNQTVAHRYDCGTGQSTTAGLSGCTTAIDIVPNPQTFQNGIVIGNGALDTGGGTRQANVISMPLMTGFTWYSAASTYSVAMYSPSAGVLNFIEPSGGQYNFIINGGTAANITSTGLNGTAIGQTTAAAGSFTTLSASGLITPSTTAGIKGTAAADNANAGSVGEFVNSTFSSVNMTTSGTAQNLTSISLTAGDWDVTGAATYTSGSGATSTIWIAGVNTTSATLPSLGNYFQSGGSITATGAATAIPPVTRINVSSTTTVYLVGEAVFSGGSVSAAGFLRARRVR from the coding sequence ATGAAAAAACTGCTGATTTCCTTTCTTCTTGTTCCGCTGGTCGCGCTGGCGCAGTCGTATCCGTCGCCGACGTTGAGCAACCTCACGGTCACGGGCGGTTCGGTGACTGCTGGGGCAGGCGTATTTTCTGGTCAGGTTAGCCTCGGCGGCACAGCAGGTGCTGAAGCGCTGCGCGCAGTAACGACCGCAAGTGCAGTCAATTGGGTGCAAGTGCAGGGCAATATAACTGGCAACGGTGCTAGTGTTTCGGCGGCAGGTAGCGATGCCAATGTCAACTTGAATCTCAGTTCGAAAGGGACGAACGGGATCGGGTTCTATACAGGCAGTCTTACGCGCGCACAAATGTCTATCGTGGACACGCCGGGCGCCGTGAACTATCTTCAAGTGACCGGGGCGCCGACCAACAATGGTGTCACGATCTCTGCACAGGGTAGCGACACAAACGTCAACCTGAATGCCAACGCGAAAGGCACTGGCGCGGTCGTGATGAACACCGGCGGTGGCACCCAGGCCGTCGTTTCCAACACTGCCGGAGCCACTCGCTATCTCACACTCACGGGTTCGAACGGTGGGAATCCGACCATCGGCGCGAGCGGCGGCAGAGTGGCAATTTCGCCCGGCCTCGACGCGTCACCGATTGGCGCGGTAACGCCAAGCACCGGCGCGTTCACGTCGCTTTCGGCCACCACGTCAGGTTCTACCGGGACGCTCGTCGTAACGGATACCGGTGGAAACGGCGCCAACATCAGCTTGAATGGGAATGGTGCGACCACACCGAACAAATCGATCCGTTCGCAGAATGGCCAATTGCAAGTAGTCAACAGCGGATATAGCACTGCTATTCTGACGCTTACCGATTCGGGCAGTTTGTCAACAGCCGGAGGCATTAACAGTACCCCTGTCGGCAACGTGACGCCGAGCACTGGTTCATTCACAACGCTTTCTTCGACTGGCACGACTGGCCTCGGCACGCCGACCAGCATCGGTACGTCGGTATTCCCGACCATCGTCGCGCCGATCAGCACGACTGCCACGACGACAAACGGCTCGACGAGCATCACGGTCACGAGCGCGACCGGAATCGCGGTCGGCATGGGGATCTACGCGTCGTTCGTCAACGAATGCTCGACGCCGAATGCCGCATATTCGAAAGCCTATGTGACCGCAATTTCAGGTACGACGGTCACTATGAACTGCCCGGCAACCGCTACGAACTCGACGGCTGTAGCAGTGCAATTCGGTCAGCAGCGCTACAGTACGACATCATCGGTGATCGCGAACGACGTCGGCACACAGACGCTGAAGGTTGGTTCAGCATCGCAGGGAAATTCGGCTGCATGGCTGAATCAAGTTTCGGCTGGACAGGACTTCCGCCTTACGAGTGCCGCGCAGATCGTATCGCCGCCGACCGGCGGCTACGCGCTGACGCTTGGCGCGCGGTCATCCGACGCGACGAGCGGGGCTGCTGCGTTCCCGCTGCAGAGTTTCTTGTACCTGGATTCCTGGGGCAACACTGGGTATCCCGCTGAGAACGTTTATCTGCAGGACAACCTCGCAGCGGCGACGGCTGGCTTTGGACCGCATATCCAGATGGAGCAATCCATTAACAGCCTGTGGGGTTCGCCGCCTGGTGAAGATCCGTTCAACATCAACGCGACGAACCAGACGGTCGCCCATCGTTACGATTGCGGTACAGGGCAATCGACGACGGCGGGTCTGAGTGGCTGTACGACGGCGATCGACATCGTCCCGAACCCGCAGACGTTCCAGAACGGAATTGTCATCGGGAACGGGGCGCTTGATACCGGTGGCGGCACGCGTCAGGCGAATGTGATCTCGATGCCGTTGATGACCGGCTTCACGTGGTATTCAGCGGCCTCGACGTACTCGGTTGCGATGTATTCGCCGAGCGCAGGCGTGCTCAATTTCATCGAGCCGAGCGGCGGCCAGTACAACTTCATCATCAACGGCGGCACGGCGGCGAACATCACCAGCACGGGCCTCAATGGTACGGCGATCGGGCAGACGACGGCCGCCGCAGGCAGCTTCACGACGCTCAGCGCGAGCGGCCTGATCACGCCATCGACGACCGCCGGGATCAAGGGCACGGCGGCGGCGGACAACGCGAACGCGGGCAGCGTGGGCGAATTCGTCAATTCGACCTTCTCGAGCGTCAACATGACGACGAGCGGGACAGCACAGAACCTGACCAGCATCAGCCTGACTGCCGGGGATTGGGATGTGACTGGTGCCGCGACATATACGTCGGGCAGCGGCGCGACGTCGACGATCTGGATCGCCGGCGTGAATACGACGTCGGCGACGCTGCCGTCTCTGGGGAACTACTTTCAGAGCGGCGGATCGATCACGGCGACTGGCGCCGCCACGGCGATTCCGCCTGTCACGCGCATCAACGTGTCGAGCACGACGACAGTCTATCTGGTCGGCGAAGCGGTATTCAGCGGCGGCTCGGTTTCCGCCGCCGGGTTCTTGCGCGCGCGCCGCGTGCGCTGA
- a CDS encoding baseplate J/gp47 family protein: MSQIPLVMTAAGPVATDPATLRQNLVNDVAAEVPDYTANLPGSLIEDVASTDVGALTTIDQARVEAVNSVTPYGANAFVLAQLGAQFGVPQGTSANGNVYVVFSGPAGYVLPPGFVVSDGSNQYALQDGGVIQSTGQSAQLYAVATNNGTFAIPANTVNQIVTSLPSEYVGLISVNNPGAGVAATSAESPQTYRGRVLQAGQVASVGTPAFLKTLLGKINGVQQRLISINQVTGGWQVVCGGGDAYAVAAAILQGVADIALLQGSRLGITGMTNANPVVIQTNLAAGYTVGQTFTVTGATPSAFNGTYTVAAISGTSITTSTNGTGFGTYTGGATFSSNPRNVNVSLFQNPNTYNIPFVNPPQQVVTLAVTWNTTLPNFTAGSSVNQLAAPALQAYINSIFSGQPINLNEMVATFRDAVSSVIDGPNITTLEFSVTINGTPVSPAAGTDIITSDPESYFFCSATGVTVTQG, encoded by the coding sequence ATGAGCCAGATTCCCCTCGTCATGACTGCGGCCGGCCCGGTTGCGACCGATCCGGCCACGCTGCGGCAGAACCTGGTCAATGATGTCGCCGCCGAGGTACCCGATTACACGGCCAATCTGCCGGGCAGCCTGATCGAGGATGTCGCGTCGACGGATGTCGGCGCGCTGACGACGATCGATCAGGCGCGCGTGGAAGCGGTCAACAGCGTGACGCCATACGGCGCAAACGCCTTCGTGCTCGCGCAACTCGGCGCACAGTTCGGCGTGCCGCAAGGTACGAGTGCGAACGGAAACGTGTATGTCGTTTTCAGCGGGCCGGCCGGCTACGTGCTGCCGCCCGGATTCGTCGTGAGCGACGGATCGAATCAATACGCGCTGCAGGACGGCGGCGTGATCCAGTCGACCGGCCAGTCGGCGCAGCTCTACGCGGTCGCCACGAACAACGGTACGTTCGCGATCCCGGCCAACACGGTCAACCAGATCGTCACGTCTCTGCCGAGCGAGTATGTCGGGCTGATCTCGGTGAACAATCCGGGCGCCGGCGTTGCGGCAACGAGCGCGGAAAGCCCGCAGACCTATCGCGGCCGGGTTCTTCAGGCCGGACAGGTTGCATCGGTCGGAACTCCGGCATTCCTGAAAACGTTGCTGGGGAAGATCAACGGCGTGCAGCAGCGCTTGATTTCGATCAACCAAGTGACGGGGGGCTGGCAGGTGGTATGCGGAGGCGGTGACGCTTACGCGGTCGCCGCGGCGATCCTGCAGGGTGTCGCCGACATCGCGCTGTTGCAGGGTTCGAGGCTCGGCATCACCGGCATGACGAACGCGAATCCGGTCGTGATCCAGACGAACTTGGCGGCCGGTTACACGGTCGGGCAGACATTCACCGTGACCGGCGCGACGCCGAGCGCGTTCAACGGCACGTATACCGTCGCCGCGATCTCGGGCACGTCGATCACGACGAGCACGAACGGTACCGGATTCGGCACGTACACGGGTGGCGCGACGTTCTCGTCGAATCCGCGCAACGTCAATGTGTCGCTGTTCCAGAACCCGAACACGTACAACATCCCGTTCGTCAATCCGCCGCAACAGGTCGTGACGCTCGCGGTCACATGGAACACAACACTGCCGAACTTCACGGCCGGTAGCTCGGTGAACCAACTGGCGGCGCCCGCGCTGCAGGCGTACATCAATTCGATCTTCTCGGGTCAGCCGATCAACCTGAACGAGATGGTGGCGACGTTCCGCGATGCCGTGTCATCTGTGATCGATGGCCCGAACATCACGACGTTGGAATTCTCGGTGACGATCAACGGAACGCCGGTGTCGCCGGCGGCCGGCACGGACATCATCACGTCGGACCCGGAAAGCTACTTTTTCTGCTCGGCGACGGGCGTGACCGTAACGCAGGGGTGA
- a CDS encoding phage baseplate plug family protein codes for MTTLIAFLPSNATTPPFQATVSLDGVSYSLSVTWNIAGQRWYVTLTDQNGNVAWSGGMVGSPLGYDIPLAPGAFSTSTLLYREDSGNFEVNP; via the coding sequence ATGACGACGCTCATCGCTTTCCTGCCGTCGAACGCCACGACACCGCCGTTCCAGGCGACCGTTTCGCTCGACGGCGTCTCGTATTCGCTGTCCGTGACGTGGAACATCGCCGGCCAACGCTGGTACGTCACGCTGACCGACCAAAACGGCAACGTCGCATGGTCGGGTGGAATGGTCGGCTCGCCGCTCGGCTACGACATTCCTCTCGCGCCCGGCGCCTTCTCGACCTCGACGCTGCTGTACCGAGAGGACAGCGGCAACTTCGAAGTCAACCCCTGA
- a CDS encoding lytic transglycosylase domain-containing protein — protein MANKSIIPIEINDAQFKAFYELFEQFESKIQGMPKEWQQIDSSMRRNAATAKSLASGIQSSTEAQRQFNVMAREGLHTMSKMAKEASNVGKAVFDIGKWLLKFGAIGGGIAGLGGILGAISLRDLAHSAVTEQRGARGVGLTPGQYKAFGMDFGRFLDPSILSHVADAQNSYQGRVWLGLATGLGSQAVANQGPDQLAIRLATRAHDWWTKTPASQRTAENLSAAGFTQSGLTLEDMRRLGNTPLSELNAARSQYSRDQRSLNVSNGTTQAWYEFDRQITLAGRTLETSLTNRLVELAPSLRAFVTTLTKDADQLINDIFTPKNLKAVSDGITSLTTYLGSPGFKQDLKDFADGIADIVGAIRKVGKFFGGGGPETDAEKAAAWAALQPTTVDKLAGGVQKLTGEPNYFPGMEKAQGLPAGLMYAQEMVESRGDINAVSPRGAKGPFQFMPAAAEQYGLKDPFNLHDSADANSRMMGDLMRKYRGDIRKALAAYNWGQGNLDKDIAKNGAQWEQGLPAETRKYIASITAEMAKRTGVKVKVEVSNNTSARVAVQANAAAPGM, from the coding sequence GTGGCTAACAAGTCGATCATTCCGATCGAGATCAACGACGCGCAATTCAAAGCGTTCTACGAACTGTTCGAACAGTTCGAGTCGAAGATCCAAGGCATGCCGAAGGAGTGGCAGCAGATCGATTCGTCGATGCGCCGGAACGCGGCCACCGCGAAATCGCTCGCGAGCGGCATTCAGTCGTCGACCGAGGCGCAGCGCCAATTCAACGTCATGGCGCGCGAAGGCCTGCATACGATGTCGAAGATGGCGAAGGAGGCCAGCAACGTCGGCAAGGCCGTTTTCGACATCGGCAAGTGGCTGCTGAAGTTCGGCGCCATCGGTGGCGGGATCGCCGGTCTGGGCGGCATCCTCGGCGCGATCAGCCTGCGCGATCTCGCGCATTCGGCTGTGACCGAGCAGCGCGGCGCGCGCGGCGTCGGCCTGACGCCGGGCCAGTACAAGGCGTTCGGGATGGATTTCGGGCGCTTCCTCGACCCGAGCATTTTGTCGCACGTCGCCGACGCGCAGAACAGCTACCAGGGCCGCGTATGGCTCGGTCTTGCGACTGGCCTCGGGTCGCAGGCCGTCGCGAATCAGGGCCCCGATCAGCTCGCAATCCGGCTCGCCACGCGCGCGCATGACTGGTGGACGAAGACACCGGCCTCGCAGCGCACCGCCGAGAACCTCTCGGCTGCCGGCTTCACGCAGTCTGGCCTGACACTCGAAGACATGCGCCGGCTCGGCAATACGCCGCTGTCGGAACTGAACGCCGCGCGCTCGCAATATAGCCGCGATCAGCGGTCGCTGAACGTCAGCAACGGCACGACGCAGGCGTGGTACGAGTTCGATCGCCAGATCACGCTCGCCGGCCGCACGCTCGAGACGTCGCTGACGAATCGGCTGGTCGAGCTCGCGCCGTCGCTGCGCGCGTTCGTGACGACGCTGACGAAGGACGCCGACCAGCTGATCAACGATATCTTCACGCCGAAGAACCTGAAGGCGGTGTCGGACGGCATCACGAGCCTGACGACCTACCTCGGTTCGCCGGGCTTCAAGCAGGATCTGAAGGACTTCGCGGATGGCATCGCCGACATCGTCGGCGCGATCCGGAAGGTGGGGAAGTTCTTCGGCGGCGGTGGACCGGAAACGGATGCAGAGAAAGCCGCCGCATGGGCTGCGCTGCAGCCGACGACGGTCGACAAGCTGGCTGGCGGCGTGCAGAAGTTGACCGGCGAGCCGAACTATTTCCCCGGCATGGAGAAGGCGCAAGGCTTGCCCGCAGGCCTGATGTACGCGCAGGAGATGGTCGAATCGCGCGGCGACATCAACGCGGTATCGCCGCGCGGTGCGAAAGGGCCGTTCCAGTTCATGCCGGCGGCCGCCGAGCAGTACGGCCTGAAAGATCCGTTCAACCTGCACGACTCGGCAGACGCGAATTCCCGAATGATGGGCGACCTGATGCGCAAGTATCGGGGTGATATTCGCAAAGCGCTGGCTGCGTACAATTGGGGGCAGGGCAACCTCGACAAGGACATCGCGAAGAACGGCGCGCAGTGGGAGCAAGGCCTGCCGGCCGAGACGCGCAAGTACATCGCGTCGATCACCGCCGAGATGGCGAAGCGAACCGGCGTCAAGGTGAAGGTCGAGGTGAGCAACAACACGTCCGCGCGCGTCGCCGTGCAGGCCAACGCAGCAGCACCGGGAATGTGA
- a CDS encoding peptidase associated/transthyretin-like domain-containing protein codes for MSIFIANCTKQHLDHHFRSPEHAGKAQVVHIPSGQQREIARGASSAVIEALVRHLEQFGFRNAAEVNGKISEFSGYLYRVGKPVTETHIVTGHDQLVDTQEHRSAQEATRSALAFDSATRDKKGGGKGRRMASVTSVEVKQDVPPGQKPTGDEVNFSLSVAPDGRADTKLPV; via the coding sequence ATGTCGATTTTCATCGCCAACTGCACGAAGCAGCATCTCGATCACCACTTCCGTTCGCCCGAACACGCCGGCAAGGCGCAGGTCGTGCATATCCCGTCGGGCCAGCAGCGCGAGATCGCGCGCGGCGCGTCGAGTGCCGTCATCGAAGCGCTGGTGCGTCACCTCGAGCAATTCGGCTTCCGCAACGCGGCCGAGGTGAACGGCAAGATCAGCGAGTTCTCGGGCTACCTCTACCGCGTCGGCAAGCCCGTTACCGAAACGCACATCGTCACCGGCCACGATCAGCTCGTCGACACGCAGGAGCATCGCTCCGCGCAAGAAGCGACGCGCAGCGCGCTCGCCTTCGACAGCGCCACGCGCGACAAGAAGGGCGGTGGCAAGGGCCGGCGCATGGCGAGCGTGACCTCGGTGGAAGTGAAGCAGGATGTCCCGCCCGGCCAGAAGCCGACCGGTGACGAAGTGAATTTCTCTCTGTCGGTGGCGCCGGACGGCCGCGCCGATACCAAGCTCCCCGTCTGA
- a CDS encoding NUDIX domain-containing protein, producing MPTVSEKQHRAMEAAAHGHSTLGIPKSVGEEFVNADKARADAQTSADCAGILFRAPGPLFLLVQRSDTGEWEQPGGHAEGDETPEQAAVRETVEEIGGCPEGLRWAARRNAISGGVGEYTCFLQNVPEPFKPVLNDEHTAWQWAAPASLPEKMHPAVAQTIELLTGNELDIAKRMAAGELLSPQRYENVWLFDLRITGTGTSYRTEHDEFVYRPPENFLTEEFRQRCNGLPVIFEHPKKTILNSDEYRDRSIGTIFLPYLTETEVRGVAKVFDDDAARLMPTSHASTSPAVIFRDAGSAEAVEVDGKSVLIEGKPSYLDHLAICEEGVWDKGGEPSGVNTGDPEMDGMEEQAPAWADALMKRMDSVCSRMDAIENKGGDEMPAKPLTADSAEKEAEREGEKEMGLEKKAEGEIAAAIKEGEAEHREEERADSAEKKDEDEKERADSAARADSQRLARENAELRAQIQRMDGTLSTLVKPLSVEDRDALASAQMRADSVMQMFGQNATAPLHGESPIDYRKRLASKLASHSPDMKGVKLDALDGAAFKVVEDKIYADAQVAARNPASAPAGRLIPIVSRDEAGRQITRFAGDIATWMQHFTSPGVVCKLNRQAKGA from the coding sequence ATGCCGACTGTGAGCGAGAAGCAGCACCGCGCGATGGAAGCCGCGGCGCACGGCCACAGCACGCTCGGCATTCCGAAGTCGGTCGGTGAGGAATTCGTGAACGCCGACAAGGCGCGCGCGGATGCGCAGACGTCGGCCGACTGCGCCGGCATCCTGTTCCGCGCGCCGGGCCCGCTGTTCCTGCTCGTGCAGCGCAGCGACACCGGCGAGTGGGAACAGCCCGGCGGCCATGCCGAGGGCGACGAAACGCCCGAGCAGGCCGCGGTGCGCGAAACGGTTGAGGAAATCGGCGGATGCCCGGAAGGGCTGCGCTGGGCCGCGCGGCGCAACGCAATTTCCGGGGGCGTGGGCGAATACACGTGCTTCCTGCAGAACGTTCCCGAGCCGTTCAAGCCCGTCCTGAACGACGAGCACACGGCTTGGCAGTGGGCCGCGCCCGCCAGCCTGCCGGAGAAGATGCACCCGGCGGTCGCGCAGACGATCGAGTTGCTGACCGGCAACGAGCTGGATATCGCGAAGCGCATGGCGGCCGGCGAGCTGCTGTCGCCGCAGCGCTACGAAAATGTCTGGCTATTCGACCTACGCATCACCGGCACCGGCACCAGCTACCGCACCGAGCACGACGAGTTCGTGTATCGGCCGCCTGAGAACTTCCTGACCGAGGAATTCCGGCAGCGGTGCAACGGCCTGCCGGTGATCTTCGAGCACCCGAAGAAGACGATCCTCAACAGCGACGAGTACCGCGATCGGTCGATCGGCACGATCTTCCTGCCGTATCTGACCGAAACGGAAGTGCGGGGCGTCGCAAAAGTATTCGACGACGACGCGGCCCGGCTGATGCCGACGTCGCACGCGTCGACCAGTCCCGCGGTGATCTTCCGCGACGCGGGCTCAGCCGAAGCCGTCGAGGTCGACGGTAAATCGGTCCTCATTGAAGGCAAGCCGTCCTATCTCGACCACCTCGCAATCTGCGAAGAGGGCGTGTGGGACAAAGGCGGCGAGCCCAGCGGAGTCAACACAGGAGATCCTGAAATGGATGGTATGGAAGAACAGGCCCCGGCATGGGCCGATGCGCTGATGAAGCGCATGGACAGCGTCTGCTCGCGCATGGACGCCATCGAAAACAAGGGTGGCGACGAAATGCCGGCCAAGCCGCTCACGGCGGATTCGGCAGAGAAGGAAGCCGAGCGCGAAGGCGAGAAGGAAATGGGCCTCGAAAAGAAGGCCGAGGGCGAAATCGCCGCGGCCATCAAGGAAGGCGAAGCGGAGCATCGCGAGGAAGAGCGCGCCGACTCGGCCGAGAAGAAGGACGAGGATGAGAAGGAACGCGCGGATTCTGCCGCACGTGCCGACTCGCAACGCCTCGCCCGCGAGAATGCCGAACTGCGTGCCCAGATCCAGCGCATGGACGGCACGCTGTCGACGCTGGTCAAGCCGCTGTCGGTCGAGGACCGCGACGCACTGGCATCCGCCCAGATGCGCGCCGATTCGGTCATGCAGATGTTCGGCCAGAACGCGACCGCGCCGCTGCACGGCGAAAGCCCGATCGACTATCGCAAGCGCCTCGCTTCGAAGCTCGCATCGCACAGCCCGGACATGAAGGGCGTGAAACTCGACGCGCTCGACGGCGCCGCGTTCAAGGTGGTCGAGGACAAGATCTACGCCGATGCGCAAGTCGCCGCGCGTAACCCGGCATCGGCCCCGGCCGGCCGCCTCATCCCGATCGTCTCGCGTGACGAAGCGGGCCGCCAGATCACCCGCTTTGCGGGCGACATCGCAACGTGGATGCAGCACTTCACGTCGCCGGGCGTCGTCTGCAAGCTCAACCGCCAAGCCAAGGGGGCATAA